The following are from one region of the Coccinella septempunctata chromosome 7, icCocSept1.1, whole genome shotgun sequence genome:
- the LOC123318017 gene encoding voltage-dependent T-type calcium channel subunit alpha-1H isoform X2: MHYCPSTAGYAHCRSGSDIGLNRRGGSGGRRREQDFDSADSTLSEESESGSAGSCGIEIDPNLPYPGIAPIALRYLSQTTRPRSWCLALISNPWFERVSMMVILLNCITLGMYQPCVDDKCKSNRCKILQVFDDFIFAFFSLEMTIKMIAMGVYGRGSYLADSWNRLDLFIVLSGAIEYALHVDNLNLSAVRTIRVLRPLRAINRIPSMRILVMLLLDTLPMLGNVLLLCFFVFFIFGIVGVQLWNGVLRQRCTPPTHIAAILPMEIRKHEYKIPEQEDYICSNSSGMHTCTNLIPYILDGRKCNLTYEEKMLIPEYRNNDSLCINWHFYYTECMVSGTNPFKGTISFDNIGLAWVSIFLVISLEGWTEIMYYVQDGHSFWDWIYFVLLIVIGSFFMINLCLVVIATQFSETKKREMERMRLERARFQSSSTLASSTNNSEPTSCYAEIVKYIAHLWRRTKRKAFKKIRLWRMRRDQGKDQKIVAGETIRLNSVKKHHPNCYKVKQLHQQSSVSTNRTVSRTSSICLHEYPAKENRENKNNGEDYELPTVSKRPGLLRIPSISNQDVSINNESSTNLLAPSIPLNNRRRSSVMFSDVILRHGDNSSPPSSSANLLSINIDRKNVCQSEKTTQTGDGDIWQVAPIQNSQMQIQNQQQSSQECCNIMNGETMTCQELLALVGGMNAALPTGPIVLDTFFSSLSNGINRQKSLEESTYSTQFPEEDYSCCQDLWHCEAEYRNETRSRCYICSCMVIKGTFKFARLFRKKIKLMVEWKYFQQGILLAILINTFSMGIEYHEQPEILTHVVEVSNIIFSAIFAVEMLLKIIAEGPFGYISNGFNVFDGVIVILSAIEIFQKFMGESHMDSGLSVLRTFRLLRILKLVRFMPNLRRQLFVMLRTMDNVAIFFSLLILFIFIFSILGMNIFGCKFCEDNGRDEHGKCILIDDDNRDRKNFDSLLWALVTVFQILTQEDWNLVLSNGMSKTSHWAALYFVALMTFGNYVLFNLLVAILVEGFSAERNERREREQRELARRKMSSILEASLRSSSDESNKSLTSSSGSYIQESKNCWRSAEELRKYKDVKDDRSVIGLSHCDCRDRAYDNSCFTLDPKCNIQKESMLKQPRNQQTSPPIITHTAATPEDSPSTNVEDFPEFRYNITTPNEETCEYDASTGDFSSNESSQKTTSLSLLKPPSLSPPPLTFRHFDKSQEDVSLPPLAGKIVIHNEKIGSKTMTFSEKVIIPNTPASCKTGGEKGKIQRKCSWKLSSRPSLRRKKCRNNSTESETVPLNNGRDHSQCNGGGVNRNVNLRNDSLLRSTIRIKNDTQRDAPNNKNLKGISPQNSIRCRSNTCSSASQVSVTPTLTRHNNPLSAPSPLADKNAKFSPKQGRKSSVGEPKAINTLNEKLITDRTLPTIKMEDCSVPSDNPDYPSDRLTKFFLYFEPTASFMKEREDYALYLFPSDSGFRQWCQWFIEQKWFDNVVLLFIALNCITLAMERPNIPPTSRERVFLSSCNYIFTVVFTAEMFIKVVAAGMCYGPNAYFTSGWNIMDGALVIISIVDLLMSFISSSSPRIFGILRVFRLLRSLRPLRVINRAPGLKLVVQTLLSSLRPIGNIVLICCTFFIIFGILGVQLFKGTFYHCTGKNIQGVQNKSDCLSRESAKWENEKYNFDDLGQALMSLFVLSSRDGWVNIMYSGLDAVGVDQQPKTNYSEWRLLYFISFILLVGFFVLNMFVGVVVENFHRCREEQEKEERVRRAAKRALQLEKRRRKMNEPPYYINYPPWRLFIHGVVTSKYFDLAIAAVIGLNVVTMATERFRMPDFQTQILKIFNYFFTAVFIVESSMKLIALGLKLYMKDKWNQLDVAIVILSVVGIVLEELGSNIIPINPTVVRVMRVMRIARVLKLLKMAKGIRALLDTVMQALPQVGNLGLLFFLLFFIFAALGVELFGRLSCEIEAEPCQGLGEHAHFKNFGMAFLTLFRVATGDNWNGIMKDTLRDETCSKDADCVTNCCVSHLIAPIFFVVFVLMAQFVLVNVVVAVLMKHLEESHKHLEEEQDLDNQLEREKQEKQEMEERRELCLALQIDQENQQKHKPLTKVLSLPSNFIYNPSGSKPPQEKSSPTGRRQTMHSHHPFLLSNVDNIKNIDESASELFDISEHKAKRDRRVPVQTSLDGASTFERKDSVRSVKSEGMKSRQSSETDGNLLSVTMGERPTHRRYGSTKNLFVKQFSMDVSEETPFLGGNEPETVSLTIIKHDSQESVERIIQERRKIEGSKSSETEDDIYDHSCRGVSAEGDGRKDTESKC, translated from the exons GTATGAGAATTCTGGTGATGCTCCTTCTGGACACCCTGCCCATGCTTGGAAATGTCCTTCTCCTCTGTTTCTTCGTCTTCTTCATCTTCGGTATCGTGGGGGTTCAACTGTGGAACGGCGTTCTGAGGCAGAGATGTACTCCGCCAACTCACATAGCTGCGATTCTTCCAAT GGAGATACGCAAACACGAATACAAAATCCCCGAACAGGAGGATTACATATGCAGCAACAGCTCCGGCATGCACACGTGTACCAACCTGATCCCCTACATCCTAGACGGAAGAAAGTGCAATCTGACGTACGAGGAGAAAATGCTGATACCGGAATACAGGAACAACGACAGCCTGTGTATAAACTGGCACTTTTATTACACCGAGTGCATGGTATCGGGCACCAACCCGTTCAAAGGGACGATATCGTTCGATAATATCGGACTAGCTTGGGTGTCCATCTTCTTG GTCATTTCTCTAGAGGGATGGACGGAGATAATGTATTACGTCCAAGACGGCCACAGTTTCTGGGACTGGATATACTTCGTCCTGCTCATTGTC ATCGGTTCTTTCTTCATGATCAACCTCTGCCTTGTCGTTATAGCGACTCAATTCTCGGAAACGAAAAAGAGGGAGATGGAACGTATGCGTTTGGAACGAGCTCGCTTCCAGAGCAGCAGCACCTTGGCCTCGTCCACCAACAACAGCGAACCGACCAGCTGCTATGCCGAAATAGTTAAATACATTGCGCATCTATGGAGGAGGACCAAAAGGAAGGCCTTCAAGAAGATAAGGTTGTGGAGGATGAGGAGAGATCAAGGGAAGGACCAGAAGATAGTTGCAGGAGAGACTATAAGGCTGAATTCTGTGAAGAAACACCACCCGAACTGTTATAAAGTTAAGCAGTTG cACCAGCAATCCAGTGTATCTACAAATCGTACAGTATCAAGAACGAGCTCGATATGTCTCCATGAATATCCAGCGAAGGAAAACagagaaaataaaaacaatgggGAAGATTACGAACTGCCAACGGTTTCTAAAAGACCAGGACTGCTACGTATACCATCAATAAGTAATCAAGATGTTTCCATAAACAACGAG AGTTCTACTAATCTACTGGCGCCATCTATACCTCTCAATAACAGGCGGAGATCTTCGGTGATGTTCAGCGATGTTATTCTGAGGCACGGAGATAATTCTTCGCCGCCAAGTTCCAGTGCCAACCTCCTCTCTATCAACATAGACCGGAAAAATGTGTGTCAAAGCGAGAAAACCACCCAAACAG GCGATGGAGACATATGGCAAGTCGCACCTAtccaaaattctcaaatgcagaTACAAAACCAGCAGCAGTCCTCACAGGAATGTTGTAACATCATGAACGGTGAAACGATGACGTGTCAGGAGCTGCTGGCTTTGGTGGGGGGGATGAATGCAGCCCTTCCCACAGGACCCATAGTTTTGGACACTTTTTTCAGTTCTCTAAGCAACG GCATCAATCGACAAAAATCGTTAGAGGAATCCACATATTCAACACAGTTTCCCGAAGAAGACTATTCTTGCTGCCAGGACCTTTGGCATTGTGAAGCTGAGTACAGAAACGAGACGAGATCGAGATGCTACATCTGCTCGTGCATGGTCATCAAGGGTACCTTCAAGTTTGCCAGGCTATTTAGAAAAAAGATCAAACTCATGGTTGAGTGGAAGTACTTCCAGCAAGGCATCCTCCTGGCCATCCTCATCAACACCTTCTCTATGGGCATAGAATACCATGAGCAACCAGAGATATTGACCCACGTGGTGGAAGTCAGCAACATCATATTTTCAGCGATTTTTGCCGTTGAGATGCTGTTGAAGATAATAGCTGAAGGGCCATTCGGCTATATATCGAATGGTTTTAACGTTTTCGATGGAGTAATCGTGATATTAAG CGCcatcgaaatttttcaaaagttcatGGGGGAATCCCACATGGACTCGGGTCTGTCTGTCCTGAGGACTTTCAGACTCTTGAGGATCTTGAAATTGGTGAGATTCATGCCGAACCTGCGACGTCAACTATTTGTCATGTTGAGAACTATGGATAACGTAGCCATATTTTTCTCATTGCTAATTCtgttcattttcatatttag TATACTTGGCATGAACATATTCGGTTGCAAATTCTGTGAAGACAATGGCAGAGACGAGCACGGCAAATGTATACTGATAGATGACGACAATAGAGATAGGAAAAATTTCGATTCTTTGCTGTGGGCGCTCGTTACAGTCTTTCAG ATCCTGACGCAGGAAGATTGGAACCTCGTCCTGTCTAACGGCATGTCCAAGACTTCTCACTGGGCAGCGCTGTATTTCGTGGCGCTCATGACCTTCGGCAATTACGTCTTGTTTAACTTGTTGGTGGCCATTCTGGTCGAAGGTTTCAGCGCCGAGAGGAACGAGAGGAGGGAAAGGGAACAGAGGGAGTTGGCGAGAAGAAAAATGTCCAGTATTTTGGAGGCCAGCTTGAGGAGTAGCTCGGACGAGAGTAACAAGAGTTTGACGAGTTCCAGCGGCAGCTACATTCAA GAATCGAAGAACTGCTGGAGATCGGCCGAAGAGCTGCGAAAATACAAAGACGTCAAAGATGACAGGTCCGTGATCGGTTTGAGCCACTGCGACTGCAGGGACAGGGCGTACGATAACAGCTGCTTCACTCTAGACCCCAAATGCAACATACAGAAGGAATCCATGTTGAAACAGCCCAGGAATCAGCAG ACCTCTCCGCCGATAATAACCCACACAGCGGCAACCCCCGAAGATTCGCCCAGTACCAACGTCGAAGATTTTCCGGAATTTCGATATAACATCACAACGCCGAACGAAGAGACTTGCGAGTATGACGCGAGCACCGGCGACTTCTCCAGCAACGAATCTTCCCAAAAAACAACG TCGCTCAGCCTCCTGAAACCGCCCAGTCTGTCGCCGCCACCACTGACCTTCCGCCACTTCGACAAGTCCCAAGAAGACGTCTCCCTTCCCCCCTTGGCCGGTAAGATAGTGATCCACAACGAGAAGATAGGGTCGAAGACCATGACGTTCTCCGAGAAGGTCATCATCCCCAACACTCCTGCGTCCTGCAAGACTGGTGGCGAGAAGGGAAAGATCCAGAGGAAGTGCTCCTGGAAGCTGTCCTCCAGACCGAGCCTGCGGAGGAAGAAGTGCAGGAACAACTCGACGGAGAGCGAGACTGTGCCTCTGAACAACGGCAGGGACCATTCCCAGTGTAACGGAGGCGGTGTGAACAGAAAT GTGAACTTGAGGAACGATTCTCTCCTCCGATCGACGATCCGTATTAAAAACGACACCCAGCGAGACGCGCCCAACAACAAAAACCTGAAGGGGATCAGTCCTCAAAATTCCATTAGATGTAGATCGAACACGTGCAGTTCCGCATCGCAA GTATCCGTGACCCCGACCCTAACCAGGCACAACAACCCCCTAAGCGCACCGTCCCCCTTAGCGGACAAAAACGCCAAGTTCTCCCCCAAACAGGGAAGAAAGTCCAGCGTCGGGGAGCCCAAGGCCATCAACACGCTCAACGAGAAGCTGATCACGGACAGGACGCTGCCCACCATCAAGATGGAGGACTGTTCCGTCCCGAGCGACAATCCGGATTATCCATCCGACAGGCTGACgaagttttttctttatttcgagCCCACGGCCAGTTTCATGAAGGAGAGAGAAGACTACGCGCTGTATTTGTTCCCGTCTGACAGCGG GTTTCGTCAATGGTGCCAATGGTTCATAGAGCAGAAGTGGTTCGACAACGTGGTGCTCCTGTTCATCGCCCTGAATTGCATCACGTTAGCTATGGAGAGGCCAAACATTCCTCCCACTAGTCGGGAGAGGGTTTTTCTCTCTTCCTGTAACTACATATTCACTGTGGTCTTCACGGCGGAGATGTTCATCAAGGTAGTGGCAGCGGGCATGTGCTACGGTCCGAACGCTTATTTCACCTCCGGTTGGAACATAATGGATGGAGCGTTAGTCATCATCTCCATCGTAGACTTGTTGATGTCCTTCATTAGCTCTTCTAGTCCTAGGATATTTGGAATATTAAGG GTATTTCGTCTCTTAAGGTCCTTACGACCTCTAAGGGTCATTAACAGAGCGCCTGGTCTCAAACTGGTGGTCCAGACCCTGTTATCCTCGCTGAGGCCTATAGGAAATATCGTACTAATATGTTgtacatttttcattatttttggtATTCTAGGTGTACAG TTATTCAAAGGAACTTTTTACCATTGCACCGGCAAGAACATACAGGGCGTTCAGAATAAAAGCGATTGCTTGTCGAGAGAGTCCGCGAAGTGGGAGAATGAAAAGTACAACTTTGACGACTTGGGTCAGGCACTCATGTCTCTGTTCGTTTTGAGCTCCAGAGATGGCTGGGTCAACATCATGTACTCTGGCTTAGACGCCGTTGGCGTCGACCAACAG CCCAAAACCAACTACTCCGAATGGCGTCTGCTCTACTTCATCTCTTTCATACTGCTGGTCGGATTCTTCGTGCTGAACATGTTCGTTGGGGTGGTCGTGGAGAATTTCCACAGATGTCGCGAAGAACAGGAGAAGGAAGAAAGGGTGAGAAGAGCTGCAAAGAGGGCTCTGCAGCTAGAAAAACGTAGAAGAA AAATGAACGAACCGCCCTACTACATCAACTATCCCCCGTGGCGCCTCTTCATACACGGCGTGGTGACCTCCAAGTACTTCGACCTCGCCATAGCTGCCGTCATCGGTCTAAACGTGGTAACCATGGCCACCGAGCGCTTCAGGATGCCCGATTTCCAGACCCAGATCCTGAAGATCTTCAACTACTTCTTCACCGCCGTCTTCATAGTCGAGAGCTCGATGAAACTGATCGCGCTCGGTCTCAAACTCTACATGAAGGACAAGTGGAACCAGCTGGACGTGGCGATAGTCATCCTCTCGGTAGTGGGCATCGTCCTCGAAGAGCTCGGTTCCAACATCATCCCGATAAATCCGACGGTGGTGAGGGTGATGCGGGTGATGCGGATAGCGAGGGTCCTGAAGCTGCTCAAGATGGCGAAAGGCATAAGGGCGCTGCTGGACACGGTGATGCAGGCGTTGCCGCAAGTGGGTAACCTGGGGCTGCTGTTTTTCCTCCTCTTCTTCATCTTCGCGGCCTTGGGGGTGGAGCTGTTCGGCCGGTTGAGTTGCGAGATAGAGGCGGAGCCATGCCAGG GTTTAGGTGAGCACGCCCACTTCAAAAATTTCGGAATGGCTTTCCTCACGCTCTTCAGAGTGGCGACAGGTGACAATTGGAACGGCATCATGAAAGACACTCTCAGGGACGAGACGTGTAGTAAAGACGCCGATTGCGTGACGAACTGTTGCGTATCCCACCTCATAGCGCCCATCTTTTTCGTGGTCTTCGTGCTGATGGCCCAATTCGTCCTGGTTAACGTCGTGGTGGCT GTTCTGATGAAGCATCTGGAGGAGTCCCACAAGCACTTGGAGGAAGAGCAAGACCTGGACAACCAACTGGAAAGGGAGAAACaggaaaaacaagagatggaGGAGAGGAGGGAATTGTGCTTGGCCCTTCAGATAGACCAAGAGAACCAGCAGAAGCACAAGCCGTTAACGAAG GTGTTATCTCTACCATCCAACTTCATTTACAACCCATCTGGAAGCAAACCACCGCAGGAGAAATCGTCGCCAACTGGCAGAAGGCAGACCATGCACAGCCACCACCCTTTCCTCCTCTCGAACGTCGACAACATAAAGAACATAGACGAATCCGCATCCGAACTGTTCGACATAAGCGAGCACAAAGCCAAGAGGGACAGGAGAGTGCCCGTCCAAACCAGCTTAGACGGCGCTTCGACTTTCGAGAGAAAAGACAGCGTCAGGTCGGTGAAATCGGAAGGCATGAAGTCCAGGCAATCTTCGGAGACGGACGGCAACCTCTTGAGCGTGACGATGGGCGAGAGACCGACGCACAGGAGGTACGGCAGCACCAAGAACCTCTTCGTCAAGCAGTTCTCGATGGACGTGTCGGAGGAGACGCCCTTCTTGGGCGGAAACGAGCCCGAGACCGTCAGTTTGACCATCATAAAGCACGACTCGCAGGAGTCGGTGGAGAGGATCATACAGGAGAGGCGGAAGATCGAGGGGTCCAAGTCCAGCGAGACGGAGGACGATATTTACGACCACAGTTGCCGAGGAGTCTCGGCCGAAGGGGATGGTAGGAAAGATACGGAAAGCAAATGCTGA